The stretch of DNA GGTCAAACCTTTATTTGGCATTGCAAGATATCCTTACAAtctcaattttgtaaaacaGTAGAACAATACAAGGATTTAAACAATCAAATGATAAGtagttttcaaaataattttaaatgtgatCGCTCATGGTGTTCACCGTGTTTCCCTGACATAgctaaaatttaacataattaccaGAAGAAGACAAGTAAATGGAAAGAGAAAATTACTGATATTTTCAAAGCCGTATTCAGAATAATGTGTCTAAACCAAATTGCCTTCAAAGgataattttctattattatattcaaatttcatCAGTAGAATAGGATGTAGCaatcattaaattttagttaagcCTGATAGAAAAGAAAGCACAACAAGATTGGGCACCAATTAATTCACAGAGCTGATAGTCTAACGGCTGAGCCAAACACATGATACAAAAGATTCAGCAACGTCAAACCTTATCTTTCACCATATTGTTATGAGCATCTGTATTTAGCATTATCACAGAGTAAGCGAGAATGTAGGCAGTGTCTGCACTGCTAAAAGAACTAGGGTTGCATTTACAGTAGCGCTCAGCAAACTTCTCCATGATGCGATCAATTTTTTGTGCCTCACCAGGCAACCTGAAGCCCTGGAGAAAAAACCGAATAGCTTCACCAAAATCCATCTCTTTGAAGTTAAAGGAATCTACATATGCATGCATAACTTTTAGACAAAACTCTTCCCGTTCTCCCAAATAGTCACCAATCTTGGTCTCATCAAGGCCAGCGGTGTTCTTCAAGAACAGTGCCACTTGTTCTGGAGAACTACCAACTTTTTGTTGCTTATCAAAAATTCAATACCCTTTGGAGGTTTTCGATTAAAAAGTGATATGCCTCTCTGCATTTAACCCAGAAAAAAATCAGCACAGAATATGAACATTTGAAGCTCAAGAAGGGGTAATTATGTAAAAATGGAATTCAATGGAGCAGGAGAGATAGAAAAGAAATTGTGCACAGAAACAACACAGGTTTTTGTGTAGGTAAAATCACCAATCATAACTGAATCCTATGCAAGTGTAAGAGGATAGTTTAACATGATGATGATATAACATTAGTCGTCCTCCGAACCAAGTACTGGATACCTGAAGTTCAATTTTATATGCTCGACGTTGCTCTAATGTGGCAGCATCTGAAAATTCAGAATTCACATCAGGATGCAGCTCATGATCAGAAGCATTTCCTTCTTCTACATTTGACATTAGATAAGTTTCGGCATTGCTACTGCTTTCTGGGCTCTTTACTACATCAAAATCTCCTATCCTTATCTGTTGGTCCATCCATGCTCCCATTGACTTAATAATACTGACCAAGCACTTCACAGATTCCTGTCGGAAAGTAATATCCTGTGCTGGAGACAAAGTCGTAGTTGACCCTGTAGGTGGTCCCAAAGCAGTTTTCAGAAGGCCATTGACAATCCTGAAAATATCTGATGGAATTATAAGAGTTTAAATACTAAAACACgatgcaaaacaaaacaaacataagtaaataaaaaactgTCTATTAGATTCATACTGCAGACCTTGAATAAGCTTTAACTCTTTGAACAGACAATGCTCCAAGTACACCATTTaaacaaatttctcaaaaaCACAAGCAAGGAAACAGGTATGACCCTAAAACCCAGTGACTCAGTTAAGCCCTCAACATGACATTCTTTCATCCAACTTGTTACAGACATATTTTTATTAGGATAAAAAAATACTCAATATCTCTATATTGATTAAGcaaaaacaagtttaaaatCTTTCCATTTATTTCAACATATTGTTACTTCCTTATTCGGGAGAGTTTGATTGTTATGTGATGAGAATGTAATGTTTTCGAGTATtgtcaataaaataattctttattttcttatataggTGAAGTCTTTCAAATCCCTGTCCACAATAATATCTTACCAGTTTTCCTCTAACTCTCCCTGTTTATTATAGTTTAAATCATGTAGTATCAAGCTCCATACCTATTTTCTCAAGCCCATTTGATATCCTTAAGAGACAGCTTTTATCCTCCTCCAATATATGTTATTCACCACTAAAGAATTACCTGTCAAAGTACCAATATCCAAGTAGCATTCCTAATCAGACACTTCAAAACTAGCTTCTTTACCCATACTAAAAATGTGAGCAATCTTGTTCATTTAACACTACATCCAGGTGCTGATGTACCTGCACTATCTCATTTAATTTGACACTACACTTGACTCACACTGCATGTAATCTTGTGAGTGATCAATGTTCGGTATATGGATAAgttttatattagtaataaaaagcCTAGCACAATTCtcctttatattatatttctgaTAGAACTAATTGTAATTCAAAATTGTAGATAAACTATTTCAAGAATCCTAATTTGACACCAATTACACCCAAAAATTCAAATCCCTTTGCCCCAATACAAATCCCAAGATACTCCCAAGATATTCCAAGTAGCATTCCTAATCAGAGACACTTCAAAACTAGCTTCTTTGCCCATATCCATCCTAGAAAATGTGAGCAATCTTGCTCATTTAACACTCATCCAGGTGCTGATGTACCCACTCTAGCTCATGTAATTTGACACTATACATGACATGACTCACACTGCATGTTACTTGAGGGTAACAAACTAGCATTAGCAAAAATCTTGTGAGTGATCCATGTTCAGTATATCGATAAgttttatattagtaataaaaagcCTAGCAGAACTGtcctttatattatatttcggATAGAACTAATTGTAATCTTCAAAATTGTAGATAAAGTATTTCAACAATTCTAATTTGACACCAATTACACCCAAAAAATTCAAATCCCTTTTATATCAATGAgttttatattagtaataaaaagcCTAGCACAACTGtcctttatattatatttcggATAGAACTAATTGTAATCTTCAAAATTGTAGATAAAGTATTTCAACAATCCTAATTTGACACCAATTACACCCAAAAAATTCAAATCCCTTTTATATCAATGAgttttatattagtaataaaaagcCTAGCACAACTGtcctttatattatatttcggATAGAACTAATTGTAATCTTCAAAATTGTAGATAAAGTATTTCAACAATCCTAATTTGACACCAATTACACCCAAAAAATTCAAATCCCTTTGCTCCAATACAAATCCCAAGATATTCCAAGTAACATTCCTAATCAGAGACACTTCAAAACTAGCTTCTTTACCCATATCCATCCTAGAAAATGTGAACAATCTTGCTCATTTAACACTACATCCAGCTGCTGATGTACCCGCTCTAGCTCATGTAATTTGACACTATACATGACTCACACTGCATGTTACTTGAGGGTAACAAACTAGCATTAGCAAAAATCTTGTGAATGATCCATGTTCGGTATATCGATGAgttttatattagtaataaaaagcCTAGCACAACTGTCCTTTATATTATATTCGGATAGAACTAATTATATCTTCAAAATTGTCGATAAAGTATTTCAATAATCCTAATTTGACACCAATTACACCCAAAAAATCCAAATCCCTTTGTCCCAATACAAATCCCAAGATACTCCTAGGATTGAAGTTAGTcagtattcttttttttctatcaataaATGAAAACAATCTAAAGAAATTTATTAACAAGATTATTCATCGTTTTTTGTTTGGTAATGAAATTTAGTTATTACGTAAGCTTTTTGAAGTATTAGCCCATTTCTGTTCTTGGAAACTGACCACTAACAGCGTATAAGAACAGGAAAATATCACAAAAGCAAGATACCTTTCAAATATGTTTGAAGCATCCACATCACAATCATAGTTGACAAAAATGTCAATAATAATCTGAGGATCCTGAGAAATTTTGTCCAATAAATTGAGAACGGTCATTTTTTGTAGAAAACTAGGCTGAAGAACATTCTCTAGAACTCGAAGGATAAGCATGGGAAAGAACATGCCAATTTCCTTTTTCAAGCCTGATCTGAATTTTGATAACAAGTTCATGAAAATGGAACACTGAAGTTGGAAAATGGCCATTGCGGACAGGGCACTGTTCTTCAATAATGACAAGCAAAGATATTGCTTGATGGCATTGAGAAACCTGCACcgtgtaaaagaaaaatataggtGTCATGAacaattattatcaataatattgaaaaagaaaaagatcccAGGGAAATAATCTTTTCACAGATGACTAAGTCAATGCCATTGAACACAAACAATAATACTATATGATACTATTTTCACACTCCATCTTAAGTTCAATCATATATATTCAAGAATACCCAAGGCACTCAAGAGACTTAACAAACACATccgttaattatttatattcaagAGTATTACAAAAGTTATTTAATGCCAAAACAACTTAAAAGAGAATAGTTAAAGTACCACTACATTCTAAGACGTAATGAACCTAGCTATACCAATTATGTAGGCCATTTGgacaaaataaactttaaagAAACTCTTATCTTCTAAAATATTCCTATTTCCAACATTTATTCAAATTTCGAAAAGCAAGTAGTGCCACAGAATTAGACAACTATCTCTTGCATGAAGTAACCTTTATGTGTTACGTGTTTTTATGTAAAACTGAATTGGAGGCAAGCTAAAGATTGTTTGACTATCACGTATTAGTCACGTTGCATATGCTTTATTTCTCAAAAACTCAGGTTCTAAAAACATAGGAATGCAGAGCTAAAAGATGCCATGGATCAatattatgcttttggacttcaACAGGGAAAACATCCTGCTTGTCACAGTACTATATCAGGAAAAGTGGGAAGGCAAAATGGATTTTTAGCCCATTGTTGTACTAGTTGTATGAAGTCCAATGTGTAAGAGCTCATTATTCTTGACAGTTTTTTCAAACAGTTTGAGTGGAAGCATCCAAAATAAAACATGCCAGAGATCCAAATTCAAACTCAACAATAAATGTGAGTAATTGTAATCCACTAGTTTCTCTAATTCTCACATCTCTATATAAGTGAAAGTTTCACTTCAAGAAaccctaaaataaaataaaaattcatcctgTGTGAATTATGCAAAAAATAGAGATGAAAATTACATTCAACAAATAGTAATTGTAAGAGAATGTGAGTAATTGTAATCCGTTAGTTTCATCACTTCTTATATCTCTGTAAAAGTGAAAGTCTCACTTCAAAAGGCCCCTGaatagaataaaaatgtatacTAGACGAAAATTACAATTAACAAATAGTGATTGTAAGAGAATAGTAGGAATAACATTACTTGCCTCTCATTCACGCGCCATACTGAACCACCCGTATCCGTGACTACCTTAAGGAGCTCTAATGACAAAATTTTCCCTCTCAAGAGGATACGATCATCAGGGTTCTGTTGAGATGAGAATTTCATGGACAGTttgcacaagtttttaaaaagaagaaaaccatCCTCCCTTATTTTACTACCATCAGCTCCAGCTTCATTATCCGACTTGTCGGTACCTGTTTCATCCGCTACTTTGGGCAACGGTATTTGGACTTTCTGCACCTCCACATGAAGTGATATTGAAGATGGTTTGAGAGGAGGACCCTCGCTGGCCTCCATTATCTCGTTGATAAAATTTTGGCAAAAGTGTATGGAATTGCCCTCGTTCAAATTCTTATCCGTGAATTCCAAAAGTTCACTGACAGAAACCTTTTTAAGGAAGACATCCATGGAGTCTTCCTCGACTCTGGTGAAAACAATGATCATGATCTGGGCAAGAACCGATTTAGCACAGATCTGATTAGTGCCGTTGACTCCCCCGAGGTACACATTATAACAAGTTCTCACAATTTGAATGAGACTGTCTGCCCGGATCAAAATGCTGGGGGATCTGACAGCCGAGAGCAATACTCTCAGCACCCATAGCTCAACTGTCTCCTCCCCAAGGCCACCCGACTTACAGATAGCATCAATCATATTGAAGACGACGTCGGACTGCGAAGCATTCGAATTGGAAGGGCGATTGATCTCCCCGCGGATAAGGCCGAGAGAGAACAATTTAAAGGTGCATTCAAGAGCAGGCTCAACAACCTTAGGGTATGCAGAGTCAAGCGCGAGAAAGAGAGGTTGAAGGACACTGTCGGCATCTGAAGAGGAAAGGCCCGGAACAGGAGATTGGGTGTCGCCTGAAGACGAGTCAGAGTCAGAAAGGGATTCGAGCTTGTCAAGGATGGATTTGCAGGAAGAGACAATCTGAGAGTGCTTACGCCAGGCGGCGTTCTTGATGATCTTGTCGAGTGATGGACCTACAACTCGGCCGCAGCGAGAAGGACCTCCAAGAGATTGCGATGCGGACATTTTCTTTCAGAGATGAAAAAAACAGGATCATAGAATTTGTTCACATTCACTGATGTGTGTGAACCACGAAAACAACTCAATCTATATGCGTTTCTCCGAGTCCGTTCTCATATTCATTCTCCTATCGCCTGGAGATTTGGGAATTTTCATGCATGAAGCACAATATAAGCATAACTCCCTCATTTGCTGGTTGAGAGACTCTGCCTCCTGAACCTACGTTTGCGTAATTAGGAAAACAATTGTCTAGCTAACCGGGCAACATCTACCACATGGAAAACGGGTTTTTTAGATCCGACCCAATCTCCCCAATTggtttgaatttcaaattttaataatttaaattttggtatttttgtgaCAAATTATTCTAAGTTGTTATTCACTTCAAAAAAATTTACTAGTACTCACGTCGtagaatattgttttatttttaattttatttcaaatttaatttaactttttaaaaatatactgttAAGTGACAATATAGTATAATTGACTATTATTTTACAAGTGGATACCAAATATATGAACAAcagatataattaatttaaattttggtattttttgacaaattattctaatttgttattcttttcaaaaaaaattattagtactAACGTTgcagaatttttttatttcaattttaatttaatcttttaaaaatatatagttaaGTGACAATGTAGTATAATTGTAATTGACTATCATTTTACAAGTGGATACCAGATATgaaaaatagatataatttttttttcaatattaaatccaattttattgttaaacataaacaatattttaaaaattattctatCATATTAGTCacataattaatacaaattttagtttaattttccttttttttatatatcctTGCTTTTCGTTATTTTCCTAATTTGatggttttgttttaaattttttactttatttttcacaaaatcaACTTCTTTCCTCTCCGTCACTTCTCCATGCCCTaaccaaaatatcaaattaaaacatTACATCCTTTACCTTTTCCCAACCTCGCAGTTGTCACAGTTCAGCCGCACGCCCAAGTCCCGACTAACCGCTTCACTCTATCGGCCACCGGCGGTCTGTCGCCAAGAAAGGAAGCTACCGACGCCACAGCCATCTGTCACTTGGTCAGGATCCTACCGCTGGCGGCCACTCTGACcgtaatttttagaaaataaattctgGGCTGCTCTCTTGTTCTTGTGTAGTTGCTGCAACTTGTAGGTTGTTCTCGTACAGAAGCAATATTTCagaaattatttgttttgttggtttttaGTATAGTAGAGTTTTCGTGTTCATGGAAAGGAGTTTTAAGCTGCATTTCTAGATCACATTTTGTAGCCTTTAACTATCGTTGGCCGAGCTTATTTTGGCCTTATATTATGCCTGGCTAATTGCGTTATGTATGTGAGTTCTGTGTAAGCTGATGACCTGTTTTGTACTATTCTCTTCACCCATTAAGAATAGAGTATTCTTATTCACATTTGTTTCTGACGTACTGGGATTAGATATGGCAGGTCCTAGACTCTTTGCCGTTTCATTAAGTTTGAAATTCTATTTGATTACCTTTTCATCATTTATTTATGGATTTCGTCTAAAGTATTAACCTGTCAACTCACCATTTTTGGGATAATCCTGATCACTGTCCGCTTGCTCCCTTGCAGCACATATGAGTATATCTAGACAGCGTACCCTTGGTGGCGGGGGTCATCATGTGTTGGATTACTTGAAGCGCATGCAGGCAGAAAATCCTTCTTTCTTTTATGCAGTCCAGGATGACAATGATCTCTCGTGTGGTAATATATTTTGGGCTGATGCAACATCTAGAACAAACTACTCTTATTTTGGAGATGCTGTTATATTTGACACGACCTACAAGACTAACCGATATAGGGTGCCATTTGCCTCTTTCACTGGGTTGAACCACCATGGACAACCTGTGTTatttggttgtgcattgattctCAATGAATCTGAGTTATCATTTATATGGCTATTCAGGACTTGGCTTCATGCCATGTCTGGCAGTCACCCTGTCTCCATTACAACAGATTTTGACCCTTCAATACATGTTTCTGTTGCCCAAGTTCTCCCTTCAACTCGCCACCGGTTTAGTAAATGGAGCATATTTAGAGAAACCCGAGGCAAACTGGCTCATTTATATCAATCACATCCTGCTTTTGAAACTGAATTCAAGAAATCCATTCACGAGAGTGAGACTACTGATGAGTTTGAATCTTATTGGCATTCACTCTTGGAAAGATTCTGTGTCATGGATAATGAATGGCTTCAGTCAATGTACAATGCACGACAACATTGGGTTCCTGTCTACTTGCGGGATAGTTTCTTTGGGGAGATATCTTCAAATGAGGGAAATGAatctttgaattttttctttgatGGATATGTGAATTCCTCCACCACGCTACTGGGATTGGTTAGACAATACGAGAAAGCTGTATCAAATTGGCATGAAAGAGAATTAAAAGCAGATTATGAGACCACTAATAGTAGTCCAGTTTTAAAAACACCATCTCCTATGGAAAAACAAGCTGCGAGTCTTTACACGAGAAAGATATTCATGAAATTCCAGGAAGAGTTAGTAGAGACTCTTGCAAATCCTGCTACAAAAATTGATGATTCAGGAACCATCACTACATATAGAGTTGCCAAATTTGGGGAAAACCAAAAATCTCATGTTGTGACTTTTAATTCTCTCGAGACAAAAGCTAGTTGCAGTTGTCAGATGTTTGAATATTCAGGAATTATTTGTAGGCATATATTGACAGTCTTCAGAGCTAAAAATGTTCTCACTCTTCCATCACAGTATTTGTTGAAACGCTGGACAAGAAATGCTAAAACTGGTACATTGTTAGAAGAACATGCATCTGAATTGCCAAATAGTTCTCACGAGTCTATAACAGTTCGTTATAACAATTTGCGTCAAGAAGCAATTAAATATGTGGAAGAAGGGGCAAAATCAATCCAAATCTACCAGGTTTCCATGAGAGCTTTGCAAGAAGCAGCTAGTAAGGTTTGTACTGTAAAAAATCAGATTACTGGAACAGCAGAGGGAACTATAGTAACCAATGGAAGCAGTGGGGGTTTGCTTGCAGCAGATGAAGATGCTCCAACCTATCAGTCTATGGTTAGTTTCTTTGACCTTATGATTTTTTCCTCAGATCATAAACTCATTTGGTTCTCACTAGAACAATTATGTACACAAAATCTTTCCTGATGGCTCATGGTTAGGATAACTGTACAAGTTTTTgtgtcaacaaaataaaatgtatcGAATTAGGGGGTGGGAACATTTTTCCCCTTAAATTGTACTACCTCCAAGCTGGCTCTTGAAGATCATGCTTGGTGTTTTCTAGGTAATCCTTTTCAATCTAGTATGTAAATAACATTCATTTTGATCTTCTATAAAGTGCTACCACCAAATTTAACCCTGTCTCAATTAATCGTTAAACTTTACGTAATGTTCTTGTGAGGAATATTCGCAATGTATCGAATTAGGGGTGGGAACATTTTTCCCCTTAAACTGTACTACCTCCAAGCTGGCTCTTGAAGATCATGCTTGGTGTTTTCTAGGTAATCCTTTTCAATCTAGTATGTAAATAACATTCATTTTGATCTTCTATAAAGTGCTACCACCAAATTTAACCCTGTCTCAATTAATCGTTAAACTTTATGTAATGTTCTTGCGAGGAATATTCGCAATGTTTTCTCAATACATTCTTAAATGTTCAAAAGATTTTCACAAATGAATTTGATTATATGTCACTTAGCTTTTCCCTTGTTGAGCTAAATGGTAGCTAAACAGAAGAATCTATTGTAATATTTTGGAGATTTAACAGTTTGGTACAAATTTAATGCTGGTGATGCCATTTTACGGAAGGATCAAAATTTATGAAGGCTGATTGCATTTCCCCCTTAAACATGCGTACAATTTATTTATACGATTTTAGGggaataatttgaattttatgcGTTTCGGTTATAACATATTTGTTGGtgtaagatgaaatttttttattttttatttcttttaagacTATGGTGATCTCTTTTCTCAtctcttaatattttaagaagttGAAATTACCTTTCCAGTCAGTTTAAATTGAACCTTCTGAAATTGAGGCTGTTGTCATGACTTGAGTCTGACATAGGGTAATAGGAACGGCACATGATCTTGATAcctccttgtttttgtgcttatTCTACTAATGCTTTAGTTGAATAAAGGTTTTATGTGTATTTGCACAAGTGTATGCACCTTTAATACATGTTCTGTATTGTTGTTAATACACATggcataataaaattttaccttTGGATCCTCTGCAGTGTGCAGAGAAGCTAAAGAAAATCCAAGAGTTGACTGCTGAGTTAGAAGTTGCAAATCAACGATGCGAAGTGTATAGAGCAAACTTGCTAGCTGTGCTAAAGGATATGGAAGAACAAAAGTTAAAGCTATCAGTAAAGGTCCAAAATGCAAGGCTTAGTTTGAAAGAATGACTGCAGTGATTGGAAAGGCTTTAAGGTATATGCTTATGTAATGAGGATCTCATGAAGACATCTAGCATCATAGAATATTTGAAGAAGGAAGAACAAGAGAAGGAGACTACTCAAGAGAGAGAACAAGAGATGGagctaaaaataaatttataaaatttggaattatttttagaaaatgtgatgaaaaatattttaatagtttctAGAAGGTTGTAAGATATTCTAATGAAGAATGAAGTGAAAATATGCATGAAGCTGCGTAGTCATAGTCACTTCATTAATGAAGAAGTTGTGCAAgtttatgaatttaattactTCATTAGTGATGAGGTGGTAACTACCTCTGGACATCACCATCAAAGAATTTTGGCCTTGAAAGGATTTTCTCATATACTACACACTTAAAAGGAGAATTAGAGTTTTGTGAGA from Vigna unguiculata cultivar IT97K-499-35 chromosome 8, ASM411807v1, whole genome shotgun sequence encodes:
- the LOC114194652 gene encoding protein FAR1-RELATED SEQUENCE 9, whose product is MSISRQRTLGGGGHHVLDYLKRMQAENPSFFYAVQDDNDLSCGNIFWADATSRTNYSYFGDAVIFDTTYKTNRYRVPFASFTGLNHHGQPVLFGCALILNESELSFIWLFRTWLHAMSGSHPVSITTDFDPSIHVSVAQVLPSTRHRFSKWSIFRETRGKLAHLYQSHPAFETEFKKSIHESETTDEFESYWHSLLERFCVMDNEWLQSMYNARQHWVPVYLRDSFFGEISSNEGNESLNFFFDGYVNSSTTLLGLVRQYEKAVSNWHERELKADYETTNSSPVLKTPSPMEKQAASLYTRKIFMKFQEELVETLANPATKIDDSGTITTYRVAKFGENQKSHVVTFNSLETKASCSCQMFEYSGIICRHILTVFRAKNVLTLPSQYLLKRWTRNAKTGTLLEEHASELPNSSHESITVRYNNLRQEAIKYVEEGAKSIQIYQVSMRALQEAASKVCTVKNQITGTAEGTIVTNGSSGGLLAADEDAPTYQSMCAEKLKKIQELTAELEVANQRCEVYRANLLAVLKDMEEQKLKLSVKVQNARLSLKE